A genomic region of Antennarius striatus isolate MH-2024 chromosome 4, ASM4005453v1, whole genome shotgun sequence contains the following coding sequences:
- the gabarapl2 gene encoding gamma-aminobutyric acid receptor-associated protein-like 2 isoform X2, which yields MKWMFKEDHSLEHRCVESAKIRNKYPDRVPVIVEKVSGSQIVDIDKRKYLVPSDITVAQFMWIIRKRIQLPSEKAIFLFVDKTVPQSSLTMGQLYDKEKDEDGFLYVAYSGENTFGCF from the exons ATGAAATGGATGTTTAAAGAGGACCATTCCCTCG aGCACCGATGTGTGGAATCAGCCAAAATCCGGAACAAATATCCTGACCGCGTCCCG GTGATTGTGGAGAAGGTCTCCGGCTCTCAGATAGTGGACATCGACAAGAGGAAGTACCTGGTGCCCTCCGACATCACAGTGGCCCAGTTCATGTGGATCATCAGGAAACGAATCCAGCTGCCTTCAGAAAAAGCCATCTTCCTCTTCGTTGACAAAACAGTCCCCCAGTCCAG TCTGACCATGGGCCAGCTGTACGACAAGGAGAAGGACGAGGACGGCTTCCTGTACGTGGCCTACAGCGGAGAAAACACCTTCGGATGCTTTTGA
- the adat1 gene encoding tRNA-specific adenosine deaminase 1 isoform X1 — MVDADEIFSLCFERFKRLPTKGKPEPGREWTLLAAVIKTTRRGDAVTKEVVSLGTGTKCIGHAAMSPNGDVLNDSHAEVIARRGCVRYLMQELHQAVVGGNSSVFCQAEERGKWRLRPGVSFIFFTSHTPCGDASIIPFNDSRSDSCPPLLSAHEGGRGLKRKAEQQNDGETPKAARLLEQDTAEMVLEGGGDPKRPLPSDTSKRDAPSQSHHEEPPEEPAPPPSEQLEMDSRTPSVGDGPHPRAPDIHRTGAKCVVGGQVDPLQPGVGYHSTGLLRVKPGRGEPTQSLSCSDKLARWGVVGFQGALLSHYLQEALYFSTVVVGKCPYSQDVMHRALVSRCSGVSDLPAGFSVRPPALLQSSLESCFSQSETVRRHRHWQGRITPCGAAISWCNVTERPLDVTANGYKYGVTKKHLGTAKARSVLCKLELFHSFLSLVADTDPSALPSSLSPSGTGELRTYWDYKRASQAYQQAWQQLLRHAFPLWPRSDRDLLLFC; from the exons ATGGTGGACGCGGATGAAATCTTCAGCCTGTGCTTCGAGCGTTTCAAGCGGCTTCCCACTAAAGGGAAGCCTGAGCCCGGCAGAGAGTGGACCCTACTGGCCGCTGTCATCAAAACCACCCGCCGTGGTGACGCAG tAACAAAGGAGGTGGTTTCTCTGGGAACTGGGACCAAATGTATCGGACACGCAGCCATGAGTCCCAACG GGGACGTGCTCAACGACAGCCACGCTGAGGTCATCGCTCGGAGGGGGTGTGTCAG GTACCTGATGCAGGAGCTGCACCAGGCCGTTGTCGGGGGCAACAGCTCTGTGTTCTGTCAGGCAGAGGAGCGAGGCAAGTGGAGGCTTCGTCCCGGAGTgtccttcatcttcttcaccagtCACACCCCCT GTGGCGACGCCTCCATCATCCCGTTCAACGACAGCCGGTCTGACTCCTGTCCTCCCCTCCTGTCGGCACATGAAGGAGGACGAGGCCTGAAGAGGAAAGCTGAGCAGCAAAACGACGGGGAAACACCTAAAGCGGCCCGTCTGCTGGAGCAGGACACAGCAGAGATGgtgctggaggggggaggagaccCAAAACGACCCCTCCCTTCAGACACATCCAAACGTGACGCTCCGTCACAGAGCCACCATGAAGAACCACCAGAGGAACCCGCCCCACCACCCTCAGAGCAGCTGGAGATGGACAGTAGAACCCCCTCTGTTGGAGATGGACCACATCCACGGGCGCCAGATATTCACAGAACGGGGGCAAAGTGTGTCGTGGGGGGGCAGGTGGACCCCCTGCAGCCTGGGGTCGGGTACCACAGCACCGGCCTCCTGCGGGTCAAGCCTGGACGAGGAGAGCCCACGCAGTCCCTCTCCTGCAGCGACAAGCTGGCCCGCTGGGGGGTGGTGGGCTTTCAGGGTGCACTGCTGTCCCACTACCTGCAGGAGGCGCTCTACTTCAGCACCGTGGTGGTGGGGAAGTGTCCATACAGCCAAGACGTCATGCACAGAGCTCTGGTCTCCAG gtGCTCGGGGGTGTCGGACCTCCCTGCTGGGTTCTCCGTCCGTCCGCCGGCACTGCTTCAGTCCAGCCTGGAGTCCTGCTTCAGCCAGAGTGAAACGGTACGCCGACACCGACACTGGCAGGGACGCATCACGCCCTGTGGTGCAG CCATCAGCTGGTGTAATGTCACGGAGCGGCCACTAGATGTCACTGCCAACGGCTACAAGTATGGAGTCACCAAGAAGCACCTGGGTACGGCTAAAGCCAG GTCTGTTCTGTGTAAGCTGGAGCTCTTCCACTCCTTCCTGTCTCTGGTAGCGGACACTGACCCTTCAGCACTTCCCAGCTCCCTCAG TCCATCCGGGACAGGAGAGCTGAGGACCTACTGGGACTACAAGCGGGCGTCTCAGGCCTACCAGCAGGCCTGGCAGCAGCTCCTCCGTCACGCCTTCCCCCTGTGGCCGCGCAGCGACAGAGATCTGCTGCTCTTCTGCTGA
- the gabarapl2 gene encoding gamma-aminobutyric acid receptor-associated protein-like 2 isoform X1, translating to MKWMFKEDHSLAGGMTADPSVTLTTSIMSATEFLLDTTESESLMSTHWWGDEHRCVESAKIRNKYPDRVPVIVEKVSGSQIVDIDKRKYLVPSDITVAQFMWIIRKRIQLPSEKAIFLFVDKTVPQSSLTMGQLYDKEKDEDGFLYVAYSGENTFGCF from the exons ATGAAATGGATGTTTAAAGAGGACCATTCCCTCG CAGGTGGAATGACCGCAGATCCGTCGGTAACCTTAACAACAAGCATCATGTCAGCCACAGAGTTTCTCCTTGACACGACTGAGTCTGAATCCCTGATGTCAACCCACTGGTGGGGTGATG aGCACCGATGTGTGGAATCAGCCAAAATCCGGAACAAATATCCTGACCGCGTCCCG GTGATTGTGGAGAAGGTCTCCGGCTCTCAGATAGTGGACATCGACAAGAGGAAGTACCTGGTGCCCTCCGACATCACAGTGGCCCAGTTCATGTGGATCATCAGGAAACGAATCCAGCTGCCTTCAGAAAAAGCCATCTTCCTCTTCGTTGACAAAACAGTCCCCCAGTCCAG TCTGACCATGGGCCAGCTGTACGACAAGGAGAAGGACGAGGACGGCTTCCTGTACGTGGCCTACAGCGGAGAAAACACCTTCGGATGCTTTTGA
- the adat1 gene encoding tRNA-specific adenosine deaminase 1 isoform X2, with the protein MVDADEIFSLCFERFKRLPTKGKPEPGREWTLLAAVIKTTRRGDAGDVLNDSHAEVIARRGCVRYLMQELHQAVVGGNSSVFCQAEERGKWRLRPGVSFIFFTSHTPCGDASIIPFNDSRSDSCPPLLSAHEGGRGLKRKAEQQNDGETPKAARLLEQDTAEMVLEGGGDPKRPLPSDTSKRDAPSQSHHEEPPEEPAPPPSEQLEMDSRTPSVGDGPHPRAPDIHRTGAKCVVGGQVDPLQPGVGYHSTGLLRVKPGRGEPTQSLSCSDKLARWGVVGFQGALLSHYLQEALYFSTVVVGKCPYSQDVMHRALVSRCSGVSDLPAGFSVRPPALLQSSLESCFSQSETVRRHRHWQGRITPCGAAISWCNVTERPLDVTANGYKYGVTKKHLGTAKARSVLCKLELFHSFLSLVADTDPSALPSSLSPSGTGELRTYWDYKRASQAYQQAWQQLLRHAFPLWPRSDRDLLLFC; encoded by the exons ATGGTGGACGCGGATGAAATCTTCAGCCTGTGCTTCGAGCGTTTCAAGCGGCTTCCCACTAAAGGGAAGCCTGAGCCCGGCAGAGAGTGGACCCTACTGGCCGCTGTCATCAAAACCACCCGCCGTGGTGACGCAG GGGACGTGCTCAACGACAGCCACGCTGAGGTCATCGCTCGGAGGGGGTGTGTCAG GTACCTGATGCAGGAGCTGCACCAGGCCGTTGTCGGGGGCAACAGCTCTGTGTTCTGTCAGGCAGAGGAGCGAGGCAAGTGGAGGCTTCGTCCCGGAGTgtccttcatcttcttcaccagtCACACCCCCT GTGGCGACGCCTCCATCATCCCGTTCAACGACAGCCGGTCTGACTCCTGTCCTCCCCTCCTGTCGGCACATGAAGGAGGACGAGGCCTGAAGAGGAAAGCTGAGCAGCAAAACGACGGGGAAACACCTAAAGCGGCCCGTCTGCTGGAGCAGGACACAGCAGAGATGgtgctggaggggggaggagaccCAAAACGACCCCTCCCTTCAGACACATCCAAACGTGACGCTCCGTCACAGAGCCACCATGAAGAACCACCAGAGGAACCCGCCCCACCACCCTCAGAGCAGCTGGAGATGGACAGTAGAACCCCCTCTGTTGGAGATGGACCACATCCACGGGCGCCAGATATTCACAGAACGGGGGCAAAGTGTGTCGTGGGGGGGCAGGTGGACCCCCTGCAGCCTGGGGTCGGGTACCACAGCACCGGCCTCCTGCGGGTCAAGCCTGGACGAGGAGAGCCCACGCAGTCCCTCTCCTGCAGCGACAAGCTGGCCCGCTGGGGGGTGGTGGGCTTTCAGGGTGCACTGCTGTCCCACTACCTGCAGGAGGCGCTCTACTTCAGCACCGTGGTGGTGGGGAAGTGTCCATACAGCCAAGACGTCATGCACAGAGCTCTGGTCTCCAG gtGCTCGGGGGTGTCGGACCTCCCTGCTGGGTTCTCCGTCCGTCCGCCGGCACTGCTTCAGTCCAGCCTGGAGTCCTGCTTCAGCCAGAGTGAAACGGTACGCCGACACCGACACTGGCAGGGACGCATCACGCCCTGTGGTGCAG CCATCAGCTGGTGTAATGTCACGGAGCGGCCACTAGATGTCACTGCCAACGGCTACAAGTATGGAGTCACCAAGAAGCACCTGGGTACGGCTAAAGCCAG GTCTGTTCTGTGTAAGCTGGAGCTCTTCCACTCCTTCCTGTCTCTGGTAGCGGACACTGACCCTTCAGCACTTCCCAGCTCCCTCAG TCCATCCGGGACAGGAGAGCTGAGGACCTACTGGGACTACAAGCGGGCGTCTCAGGCCTACCAGCAGGCCTGGCAGCAGCTCCTCCGTCACGCCTTCCCCCTGTGGCCGCGCAGCGACAGAGATCTGCTGCTCTTCTGCTGA